CAGGCGCCTGTTGGGGCGTCGGCGTTGGGGCTGCGTGCATCGGCGACGCAGAGTCTCCACGCGACGGGACCAGAGCTCCGCCCCCACCAGCCGCTAGCATAAGCTGATTCATGGCATCTTGCGACACGAGTTCTCGCGGCCGGGTGTCTGTCTGGTATCCTGCGGACTGGAAGCGACCTCCGGCCGATGCGGAAGATCCACCGGAAGGCTCTCCCGGGTCAACCTGCACATGGCTGGGAGGTTTGATGTTGAACCGCTTGCACAATAAACGGGTGGGGTAAAACGAGACCGTGGTGCGTGTCATCGGCCCGAACATGCCAATTTTTGCAGCCGCTATCGCTGGGTCCTCAGGCTTTTCGCTGGGCTTACTGAGTAATGGCGTATTCGCGTCAGACTCTGATTCATCCGATGCTCCCTTTGGGCCGGAAGAGGCGGATGTAAATCGCGATGCCATCACTCCGGACACAGGCTTGAAGACCTCCGCCGCTCGAGAAAATTCGTCGAGCTCTGTAATCCACTCATCAGTACTAGAGCCTGACACACGCTCTGGGAGAGTGTCGCGAAGACCAGCTCGGATTTCAAGAAACGTCCGGTAGCGGGCCCGTTTAGCCTCGTCATCCGAGTACGGCATCCAGCCACTGGCGGCGCGCGTAAGAGCTTGCACGGCCACTAGTTTATCTAGCTTGGGTACAAGATCCCATAGTTGTTTTTGCCTTTGTGAATCCGAAAGTTCATAGCCCTTTGGGGCCTTTTCACCTAATGCCGGTGGTAGATTCGCTTGGCCTGTAAGCTTCGCAATTTTTTCCCGGCCTTCGGGAGTCATCCAGTCAAATATAGACTTTGCTGGTAATTGGTCTTCTCCCAAAAGTGCTGCCCGCGATACTGGATCTAGAGTTGAGGCTTTGGCTGCCTCCGCAGGAGACACGTAATCAGAGGCATCGCGCTGTTTGAAAGGCGCCTTCTTAGACTTCCAGTCTTTGGGTATCGCTGGCGGGGCATATTTCTTGTCCGAGGATAGCGAGAGGTTCGATATACCCTCCGCCAGTAGAAATCCATCAAGCGGCAAGCGGCCATCATGGCATTTTCTGAAGCCAGCAGCGCCTTTGGCGGCAATTGTCTTCTTAGGGATAAAGACCGGCTTGGTGCTTAAGAGAGGGTTCGACGACCCCAAGGCAGATTTCGCGTCGTCTGTAGCTTTCGTtttggttttcttctttttatcACCACCAAGAGTGCGGTTATATGAAATCCGTGGACCAAGAGAGTAAGGGTCCTCATCATCTGAGCCCGTATCATTGAGTACACCAACGCCAaaagctcctcgtcgaggtttctgggggttgggttgctttggtttgttggtgttgagccGCCGTCCGAAGAAAGaatcggcatcttcatcagaTCCTTCGCGCTCTTCCTGATGGGAGCTAAGACGAGCTTCACCGTCAAACCCCAGTCCTTTATGGTCGGTCTTGCGTACAAACGCAACCATCGGCGGGTTCTCCGGTGCAAACAGATACGTTTTGTCCGCCCCATCGCCTGGGTGGGCTTTTCCGTCTCCCAAATCGGCTTTCCGTCTCACTTTTGGACCAATACCTTGTCCGTCCCTccatcccatcttcttcagaagTTTCACGCCAATAGTTTCACCCGACAccttgaagatatccatTAGCCCACCACGGCGCGTTGCGTCCGTAGCCGTGGAACCAAATCCTGAGAAGTCTTCGTTCGTTTGTAGGTTCCGcgcctcttctgcctctcgaatatcatcctcatccataaAGTCCTCCGCTCGCTGTTTCGGTGCATCCTTTGCTCGATTTTGACGCGAAGACACAAATGTCGAAGGTGTCCATCCCTCTTTCGACCCGGCAGTGTTGAAATACCTGAGATAGAGGGCCACTTTAGTGTGCTGTCCAAGGGATTCGCTGAATCGTGGGCTCACCCGGCACTGAATCCACCGGTGAAGGCGCCATGTAGGCGTTTCCTTCCCCGGTCATCTGTCACCTCCTGCTTCCATACTGGCACGTACGATCCATCGTCTCGAGTACTTTCATCAAGGGGCGGAAGAGGAGTTCCAAAGAAGGCGTAGGGCGATTGCTGGGCCTGGAGGTCGGCTTCGAAAGCCGCGCGCGTTCTTTTGCTAGCCATTCTTTGGCGTTATAAGGCAGAGTCGGGCATAGCGAGCACTATTTAATTAGCGGCATGATTCGGATAGAATGTGCGGAATATACCTTTAGAAAAGCGAACAAGGTGTTTTGAGCTCAAGTTAAGTGCTGGTGgaaggttgaagaagcaAAGAATGGGACAAGTGACGCCAGAAGGTTCATTGCACCGCCACATGTGTGGCTTGTATACTTCTGCGGGCTTGGACAAAATCAGTAAACTGCAGGTCTGGTTTATTACTCTGAATTATTCACTCAAAACAAAAGTTTTGCTACAGTCATTACGAGTCAAGCAGATCGTTTCTTTGTTTCAAGGCCTCGAGTGGTAGCGAATCTGGTGGCAGAATACCTAGAGGAGATCAAGGACTCAAGGCAATCGGGTAATTGTTGCAGAGCTCTGTGATGCATCAACTAAATCCTCGTGATCTTGTGCGGCATGATCCCTATGAGTTACGGAGTGTATTGCGACGCTGTACGTGCCCAAAGCACCTGGTCATTTCAAGCACGACTGGGTGCTGTATCAGGCACGAGGTTAACCGGGTGGCTGGGTTGAGCTGACATATGTCATCTGGTGAGGGAGGGATCCCTGGCAGCTATTTATTTGGGTTGGAGGAAATACGAGGCATGGCAGGCCGTAGATTAACTCTGATTTATTAGCAGAACGTTCAAGACATAAAATTGGGCGATAGGCGCCGGGATGGATGGTTGCGTGCGGCCCCTGGCTTTGTTTCTCCCTTCAGGTGTTTCTCCGCAGCCGCATCCAGATCCATCCATCTTGCTCTCGCTTTCCACAACACACTCCTGCATAGTGCTCCCTTCGACTTCTTCTCCCCAGCGTTtactcttctcttcctcgcaaTCCTGGTTTTCTCGTTATCTTCAGATTCGCCCCCCGCAGATGGAGTCTCTGTGAACGGTTTGGCCCGCGACGATCACTTTCCTTGGGTTCTCGTCAGCAAACgctcctctcttcccccaCTCGCTCCCCCGACCGTCCATCTCGACCTCCGACCTCGTCCCCGTTTGGCTTCATCCCGCAAACATCGAGTTCATCGGTGGCGGCTTCGACTTGAGCAATCAGGGTTGAATTGTTGCTGAACTCGTGGTCTTCCCAATTAATTTCCCCCAACCATCGTGATGTCTGCCGCTGCGCCCTCAGCCGTCCATCGCAGCCACTCCACGTCCTCCCGGCCGCCCTCCTATGGGACTGCTACGGCTGACATCCCTCACCGGACTCGAAGTGTCGCTGTGAGGCCTGCGACCGCGTCTCAACCTTCTCCAGTGCATCACAATCACTCTCATAACCGGCATTCCTATTCCAAGTCACAGTCGTACGACCGCCGACCTCCTAGCAACAACCACGCCGCTTTCGACAACATAGCTCGTCGGGACTTCGAATCTTCCAGAGGTAGCCAGCACTCCTCCCGTCGGGATAGTTCGAGGGAGCGCTCCCAGGAGCGCCCGACGAGCGCATACCGTACCGATCCATCCTCGACAAAACCCAAGAGAAACCTCTCAGTAAGAAGCCATCAGCGGGACAGTATAGACATGGCTTCTGCAGGGCCCAGGGTCGCGGACGGGGGCGCAGGCCATTCCCAACCTACTTCCGGCCACCATCTACATACAGCGAACCCCAATCAGTCGAAGCGCCGCACAATGATCGCAACCCCAACAGGCCAGTGGTCATTAGGTAAGACATTGGGGGCTGGTAGTATGGGCAAGGTCAAAGTGGGGAAACACATGGAAACTGGGGAACAGGTGAGCTTTATACCCCTTTGGAGAATATGCTTCATCGGATATGTTATTAACGAGACTGTCGTGTTATAGGTTGCTATCAAGATCGTGCCTAGACAGTCAACGGAAGAACATCGGAGCGTACGTGAGGCCGAAAGGGCAGACCGTTCAAAGGAGATTCGAACTGCTCGCGAGGCAGCCATTGTCAGTCTCGTGAATCACCCGTATATATGCGGCATGCGCGATGTGGTACGGACCAATTACCACTGGTATATGCTTTTCGAGCTTGTCAACGGTGGTCAAATGTTGGACTACATCATCTCTCACGGCAAGCTGAAAGAAAAGCAGGCGAGGAAATTCGCACGCCAAATCGCCAGTGCGCTGGATTACTGCCACCGCAATAGCATTGTGCACCGGGATTTGAAAATCGAAAATATCCTCATCAGCAAGACCGGCGACATCAAAATCATTGATTTTGGTCTTAGTAACCTTTTCTCCCCGCGAAACTTGCTTAAGACATTTTGCGGCAGTCTTTACTTTGCCGCTCCCGAGCTGCTCCAGGCAAAACAGTACACTGGTCCAGAAGTGGATGTCTGGAGTTTTGGGATTGTGCTCTACGTTTTGGTGTGCGGGAAAGTCCCGTTCGATGACCAAAGCATGCCAAAACTCCATGCAAAGATCAAGCAAGGAGTGTTCGAATACCCTCCTGGTCTTACTGCTGGTTAGTTAGCCCGTTCTTTGGAAGCCGTCCAACCATAAATAGTGCTAATTTTTTAATCTTCCCAGAATGCCGCCATATCATTTCGCGCATGCTGGTAACCGATCCCAAGCAACGTGCAAGTCTGGCCGAGATTATGAGCCACCCTTGGATGAACAAAGGCTTTAGCGGAGTCCCAGATAACCACCTCCCACACCGGGAGCCTTTGCAGCTTCCATTGGACCCCGCGGTGATCGATAAGATGACTGGATTCGACTTCGGATCCCCAGACTACATTGCCTCGCAGCTCACCAAAATCATAGAGTCCGAGGAGTATCAGCATGCGGTTGCGCTCAATGCGCGTGAACATGCCGCTCCCGCAAACAGTGATAAGAAGCGCGGCGTCTTTGACTTTTACAAGCGCCGAAACTCGGCCAGCAAAGATAATCTTACAGCGCCTTCAGCAGAAGCTATCCAGCTTGGAAATGACCCATTGAATGCCTACAGTCCATTATTATCTGTATATTATCTCGTCAGAGAAAagctggagaaagaaaagaccgAGACCAACCCGGGTGCCCTCGGCATTCAAGTAACCAGTGGCGATGCGCTGCTTCAGGTACCTGATCTAGCAGCCCCAGAAGCTGCCCATACCAACCAGTACCATGTCCCCGGAGAGAAAGATACGGGAAGGCGGTCGCGCCCACGCGCCCGGACccatggtgaagatgaggttACGGGGGGCATGAAGAACACCAACCTCGCGCCGGGACAACCCTCCCACAGCCCCGCTGCGTCCCAGCCAGAAACTCCAGCGAAGAAAGAGAGTGCCGCTGTTGGTCTTCTGAGGCGCTTTAGTACACGGAGGACGAAGGATCGTAGCCGTGACCCCGAACGGTCAAGGCTTACAAGCCCTCATGGGCCATCTCTCAATGTGCAGCCGCCGGCCGACTCTGCCTCTCCTCTCTCGAGGGGATTTAGCATACGGAGAAACCGCCGTGCGGAACCTTCCCCAACAAAACTTCCAACAACAGGCAGTCAACCTCACCATCAGGACCTCCTCAAGACTCCTGGATCGGCAGAGCCGGCCTCACGATCCAACAAGTTCCTCGAGAGGTCGACTAGCGTTAGCTCAGCCGATCCGCGAAACCGACGGACGCGCCGAACCGATGCGGATGTGACCAACCAGCCGCCGCAAACGAGTGGATCAGAATACTCAGGCGCCGCAAAGGACCCTACCGGACGGGAACAGAAAGCGACGACCCGTACGCACGCCACCCGGACAATGTCTCTTGGCCATGCCCGTCGTGAAAGTATCCAGGCTCGACGGGCTCGGCGAGACGCTACGAGGGAAGCCAATGTTCCCGAGGAAACTGACGGAGAAATTTCTGGACCGGGAGCTGCCTTGGAGAGTGCGAATGAAGAAGACCTATCCAAGCCAGTCTATCTTAAGGGCCTCTTTAGTGTTTCAACTACTAGCAGCAAGCCCCTGGCTTTTATTCGCTCCGACATTATTCGGGTCTTGAAACAACTTGCTGTTGAGCATGTGGAGATAAAGGGCGGCTTTAGCTGTCGTCATGCGCCTAGTATTGATCTGGACAAGGTAGTCGACAATGGGCCTCCAAGCCCTGAACGACAAGGCCAGGTCTCCAGCCACCGTCGCCGGATTAGTTTCGGGGGTCTATTGAACCATGAGGATGGTCGTGAGGAGACTCGAAGCTCAAcgcgccgccgccagcgGGCGCCGGACCGCAGCTTCGTCTCAAACTCAGAAGCTTCAGATGAATATCTTGAAGGCCGTGATGCCAATCTACCCAGTGGAGAACGTGTTGTTGGAGAGACAACCACCCGAGTGCAAAGCGACACGGGTGGGAACCTTGTTCTCCGGTTCGAGATACTCATCGTTAAGGTGCCGTTGTTCTCGCTCCACGGCATCCAGTTCAAGAAGGTGTCCGGAGGTATGTGGCAGTATCGGGAGATGGCGAAAAAGATCCTGGACGCTCTACGGCTTTAATAGTTTCCCCCATGAGACATGTGCATCAGTGACATGGCGTTTTCATCTAACGGGCAAGCCAGTTTGGCATGACAGTTATACATGAGCATGATGTTTTCTTTAATACTCTTGTCTTCGGTTtgttttttttgttttgttttgttttgttttgtttttaCTCAAGTCAACCGCATCAAGTGGCCTGTATCTGCATAGGCAAGTGTTAGCTTTTGTGAACGCATATTTACTGAGCTGGCTCATCTCATTTGCAATTGAAATACTTCTGCTATTGGTATTTACCTACATTCCGCGTCTAGTCAAGCCCTGGTCGGTACTTCCTCTTATCATCTTATGTGAGATCGACCACTTTTTTGTGTTTCTGTACAATTGAGCCATCTTACCCCTCGATTATTCACGCTCTTGGTTAGATCGACACAATGCTGCCTTGATTTGAGCTTATAGAAGATTAGCTTTATTTTCAATGAACCTTACCCACCCTAATATTGATGGTATTTGATCCCCTTTCCAGGTAAGGTTCACTTGCTCCTGGAGAACGTTGCAATCCACGTGGAAACAAGGCAATAAGCTGCTTAGTCAGCATTTAGACCTTTGAGACATCAGGACTATTAGGGCTTGTCACGGGCATCTGAACAAACTGTTGCTTGACAGTAAGGCTATGAAGCCTTCAAGACAATTAAACTGATCAGTTGCCGAATAATTTAGAATAGTCTATATCGGTGCACGAATTCTACGTGTAAATCTCAGTACCAAAATGTCTGACCATCGTTACTTGATTCTGGTGTGGCTAGCTGAGTAAGTGGCTAGGTGAACAAAGAAAATGTCTCATATCTTGCTAGGATAAATAGAAGTAAGATTTAGCCGGCCCGGAAGGAGTGCCCATTTATTGGCATTCGACGGTAATTTGACCATGTTGAGCGTAAAACTGTCTATAATGGTCGGTCATAGGGCTAGGCTCCACATATCAGGGAAACCCACCCCGGCACGAGCCCTAACAGGACAAAGAACTTGTATCGCCAATGACCGTAGGGCACGATATCCCTCGTAagatttctttttcttttcttttcatttgTGTTTTCAGGGATTAGAGTTTTTGCTCGTTTACTTCCGTATTGCGACCTTTCCTGACTGATCTGCGGGCGCTGAGTTCTGTCGGTGTAGCCTCGTCGACATGGGCGACATCCACCGCTTCATCGACCTCAACCTTATCATGCGCAAGGACAAGACCCTTGACATGTCCCAGTAAATTATCCAACTCTGTCTGAACCTTTTCGCGAAACTCGTTTTCGAGATTCTCCAGTTTCCGGCGCcgcagctcttcctcctggcgTTGGTGCTTCTGCTCCAACTTGTACTGGTCAACCGCCGCGCGCTTCATcgcagcttcctcctcctcgcgttCCTGCCTCTCAAGGATCTTCCGtgcctcctcggccttgaGTTTCTTCGCAagcttctcccttctcaTTTCGTCATCGATCGATTGTTGGAGCCTTTCTAGCTCCGCGAACCGCGCCGCATTCTTCATTTCTCTGTGCCGTGCCTCCATTTGCTGCGCCTCTGCAAAACTACGCGCCCTTTTTAGGCGTTGAACCTCCcgcatttcttcttcccatcgtTCTAGCTTCTCCTGTCTttcttgcgcttctttcACTTTCTCTCGGGCCGATACATAATCTCCGTGCTGCTCCGGGTTTGGCCTCAGGTCCACCAGGGGCGCGGTGTCTCTCGCTCATACCTGTAGACTTCTGTCTTTGGAGAATCAAGATAGCTGCGACGGTCTTCCCTAGTAGAGTATACTTTGTCCCGACTGCTGTAAGCACGAGATCGATCGGTGTAGTTCCGATGCGAGCGTGGAGGCGAATGATATCTGGGAGCGCCGACATTCGCTCGTGGCCGCTGATGACGATAGTAGTACGTTGGTTGTCTATGCCCTCGCTCGTAATTTCCAAAGTCGTCTACTAAACGACCACCAGCAGCGTTGGCGGATCGGGGTTGCGCTTGCGGTTGTTGCTCTATGGGTTGGCGCTGGGTCCGAGGCCCATCAAGTCGTTTAGGGCCGGGATCGCGCTCGTAACCCTTTTCTTCTGTTCTTTGCTGGCTCGTTGGTAAGGCGTTAGAGATGTCGCTGCTATCTAGCCAGCCGATTTGGGCACGGGTAGGTGCAAAGGCAGGTGCCGTTGAAAAGGCCGGTGGTAGTTGCGGTATCCGGGGCCCAGTTGGTGTAAGCTGTTGAAGTTGGTTTTTGTCGTTCGACTCTGGGAAATCTAAGATTTCTCGCATGATGGAGGATAATTAAATTGGAATGGATAATCGGACGTCCGGTATA
This region of Aspergillus puulaauensis MK2 DNA, chromosome 5, nearly complete sequence genomic DNA includes:
- the kin1 gene encoding putative serine/threonine protein kinase Kin1 (COG:T;~EggNog:ENOG410PFZJ;~InterPro:IPR017441,IPR008271,IPR001772,IPR028375, IPR000719,IPR011009;~PFAM:PF07714,PF02149,PF00069;~go_function: GO:0004672 - protein kinase activity [Evidence IEA];~go_function: GO:0005524 - ATP binding [Evidence IEA];~go_process: GO:0006468 - protein phosphorylation [Evidence IEA]), with amino-acid sequence MSAAAPSAVHRSHSTSSRPPSYGTATADIPHRTRSVAVRPATASQPSPVHHNHSHNRHSYSKSQSYDRRPPSNNHAAFDNIARRDFESSRGSQHSSRRDSSRERSQERPTSAYRTDPSSTKPKRNLSVRSHQRDSIDMASAGPRVADGGAGHSQPTSGHHLHTANPNQSKRRTMIATPTGQWSLGKTLGAGSMGKVKVGKHMETGEQVAIKIVPRQSTEEHRSVREAERADRSKEIRTAREAAIVSLVNHPYICGMRDVVRTNYHWYMLFELVNGGQMLDYIISHGKLKEKQARKFARQIASALDYCHRNSIVHRDLKIENILISKTGDIKIIDFGLSNLFSPRNLLKTFCGSLYFAAPELLQAKQYTGPEVDVWSFGIVLYVLVCGKVPFDDQSMPKLHAKIKQGVFEYPPGLTAECRHIISRMLVTDPKQRASLAEIMSHPWMNKGFSGVPDNHLPHREPLQLPLDPAVIDKMTGFDFGSPDYIASQLTKIIESEEYQHAVALNAREHAAPANSDKKRGVFDFYKRRNSASKDNLTAPSAEAIQLGNDPLNAYSPLLSVYYLVREKLEKEKTETNPGALGIQVTSGDALLQVPDLAAPEAAHTNQYHVPGEKDTGRRSRPRARTHGEDEVTGGMKNTNLAPGQPSHSPAASQPETPAKKESAAVGLLRRFSTRRTKDRSRDPERSRLTSPHGPSLNVQPPADSASPLSRGFSIRRNRRAEPSPTKLPTTGSQPHHQDLLKTPGSAEPASRSNKFLERSTSVSSADPRNRRTRRTDADVTNQPPQTSGSEYSGAAKDPTGREQKATTRTHATRTMSLGHARRESIQARRARRDATREANVPEETDGEISGPGAALESANEEDLSKPVYLKGLFSVSTTSSKPLAFIRSDIIRVLKQLAVEHVEIKGGFSCRHAPSIDLDKVVDNGPPSPERQGQVSSHRRRISFGGLLNHEDGREETRSSTRRRQRAPDRSFVSNSEASDEYLEGRDANLPSGERVVGETTTRVQSDTGGNLVLRFEILIVKVPLFSLHGIQFKKVSGGMWQYREMAKKILDALRL
- a CDS encoding putative G-patch domain protein (COG:A;~EggNog:ENOG410PHY6;~InterPro:IPR011666,IPR000467;~PFAM:PF07713;~go_function: GO:0003676 - nucleic acid binding [Evidence IEA];~go_process: GO:0006397 - mRNA processing [Evidence IEA]), translated to MASKRTRAAFEADLQAQQSPYAFFGTPLPPLDESTRDDGSYVPVWKQEVTDDRGRKRLHGAFTGGFSAGYFNTAGSKEGWTPSTFVSSRQNRAKDAPKQRAEDFMDEDDIREAEEARNLQTNEDFSGFGSTATDATRRGGLMDIFKVSGETIGVKLLKKMGWRDGQGIGPKVRRKADLGDGKAHPGDGADKTYLFAPENPPMVAFVRKTDHKGLGFDGEARLSSHQEEREGSDEDADSFFGRRLNTNKPKQPNPQKPRRGAFGVGVLNDTGSDDEDPYSLGPRISYNRTLGGDKKKKTKTKATDDAKSALGSSNPLLSTKPVFIPKKTIAAKGAAGFRKCHDGRLPLDGFLLAEGISNLSLSSDKKYAPPAIPKDWKSKKAPFKQRDASDYVSPAEAAKASTLDPVSRAALLGEDQLPAKSIFDWMTPEGREKIAKLTGQANLPPALGEKAPKGYELSDSQRQKQLWDLVPKLDKLVAVQALTRAASGWMPYSDDEAKRARYRTFLEIRAGLRDTLPERVSGSSTDEWITELDEFSRAAEVFKPVSGVMASRFTSASSGPKGASDESESDANTPLLSKPSEKPEDPAIAAAKIGMFGPMTRTTVSFYPTRLLCKRFNIKPPSHVQVDPGEPSGGSSASAGGRFQSAGYQTDTRPRELVSQDAMNQLMLAAGGGGALVPSRGDSASPMHAAPTPTPQQAPVVIEADRNEALEAERPGEAVFKAIFGSDDEDEEE